A genome region from Kaistia algarum includes the following:
- the metG gene encoding methionine--tRNA ligase → MTAPKFYVTTAIAYPNGVPHIGHAYEILATDALARFKRHDGYDVHFLTGTDEHGIKMVQTAAREGVSPRELADRNVPRFQAMAEALDCSNDDFIRTTEPRHRAASQAIWERMQAAGDIYKDTYAGWYSVRDEAYYAESETEVRADGVRYGPQGTPVDWVEEESYFFRLSAYQDRLLAHFEAHPEFIGPDERRNEVVSFVKGGLKDLSISRTTFDWGIPVPGDPKHVMYVWVDALTNYITGVGYPDVESESFRRYWPADLHVIGKDIVRFHTVYWPAFLFSAGLEPPKRVFAHGFLFNRGEKMSKSVGNVIDPFSLVAEYGVDPVRFFFLREVPFGQDGNYSHEAIVNRVNADLANDLGNLAQRSLSMIGKNLDGVLPEPGALTAEDEAILSAADGLLPLCREAFDGQQIHLALNAVWGLVAEANRYFANAAPWQLRKTDPARMGTVLYVTAELIRQIAILSQPAMPGSAAKLLDLLAVPADRRDFDALGPVGRLKAGAVLPPPAGVFPRYQEKEEGAAG, encoded by the coding sequence ATGACGGCGCCCAAATTCTACGTAACCACAGCGATTGCCTATCCGAACGGCGTGCCGCATATCGGCCATGCCTATGAGATTCTGGCAACCGACGCCCTGGCGCGGTTCAAGCGCCATGACGGCTACGACGTCCACTTCCTGACCGGCACGGACGAGCACGGCATCAAGATGGTGCAGACGGCGGCGCGCGAAGGCGTGTCGCCACGCGAACTGGCCGACCGCAACGTGCCGCGCTTCCAGGCGATGGCCGAGGCGCTGGACTGCTCCAACGACGATTTCATTCGCACGACCGAGCCGCGCCATCGTGCCGCCTCGCAGGCGATATGGGAGCGCATGCAGGCAGCGGGTGATATCTACAAGGACACCTATGCCGGCTGGTATTCCGTCCGCGACGAGGCGTACTACGCCGAGAGCGAGACGGAAGTTCGGGCCGACGGCGTTCGCTATGGTCCGCAGGGCACGCCGGTCGACTGGGTCGAAGAGGAGAGCTATTTCTTCCGCCTTTCAGCCTATCAGGACCGGCTGCTCGCTCATTTCGAGGCGCACCCGGAGTTCATCGGACCCGATGAGCGCCGCAACGAGGTGGTGAGCTTCGTCAAGGGCGGGCTCAAGGATCTGTCGATCTCGCGCACAACCTTCGACTGGGGCATTCCGGTGCCTGGCGATCCGAAGCATGTCATGTATGTCTGGGTCGACGCGCTGACGAACTACATCACCGGCGTCGGCTATCCCGATGTCGAGAGTGAGTCTTTCCGCCGCTACTGGCCAGCCGATCTGCACGTGATCGGCAAGGACATCGTCCGCTTCCACACGGTCTATTGGCCCGCTTTCCTATTCTCGGCAGGACTGGAACCGCCGAAGCGCGTCTTCGCGCATGGGTTCCTGTTCAACCGCGGCGAGAAGATGTCGAAGTCGGTCGGCAACGTCATCGACCCGTTCTCGCTGGTCGCGGAATATGGCGTCGATCCAGTGCGCTTCTTCTTCCTGCGCGAGGTGCCGTTCGGCCAGGACGGCAATTACAGTCACGAGGCGATCGTCAACCGCGTCAATGCCGACCTCGCCAATGACCTTGGTAATCTGGCGCAGCGCTCGCTTTCCATGATCGGCAAGAACCTTGACGGCGTCCTGCCCGAGCCGGGCGCTCTGACGGCCGAGGACGAGGCGATCCTGTCGGCCGCAGACGGATTGCTGCCGCTCTGCCGGGAAGCCTTCGACGGCCAGCAGATCCATCTGGCGTTGAATGCCGTCTGGGGGCTGGTCGCCGAGGCGAACCGCTATTTCGCCAATGCCGCGCCGTGGCAATTGCGCAAGACCGATCCGGCGCGGATGGGTACCGTCCTTTATGTGACGGCCGAATTGATCCGCCAGATCGCGATTCTCTCCCAGCCGGCCATGCCCGGCTCGGCGGCGAAACTGCTCGATTTGCTGGCGGTCCCGGCCGATCGCCGTGACTTCGATGCGCTTGGGCCGGTTGGTCGGCTCAAGGCTGGAGCCGTGCTGCCGCCGCCGGCTGGCGTGTTCCCACGCTATCAGGAGAAGGAAGAGGGCGCCGCCGGCTGA
- a CDS encoding glycosyl transferase family 90, whose translation MLTTEKILFGSVPKRLKEEAMLRRLGTALPTMTPSPPTLAFEHGGERSRHRHQVAFGREGNRLSIILDRERLAGDWELYRMTWRRLPTLIRLLSRASRELAPISANISDGGGNQPEELAFCSDEPQAFLVPDPAFMTTHLYEPFRELGDSQPDRWHARRDTLLWRGAIAGEGLTVTQAMEVDDPALKQRVRLCLALRGLPDVDVKLLSTHRDKAEHQATAALGAHGILGGSIAPSRWIDVKFALDIDGPTNSWANFYTRLLLGCCVLKVSSQSGFRQWYYDDLVEWTHYVPVAADLSDLIEKVEWCREHDLACRDIANAGQEFALRRTAESETVATVQRINERFGAR comes from the coding sequence TTGCTAACCACCGAGAAGATCCTGTTCGGCTCCGTGCCGAAGCGCCTCAAGGAAGAGGCGATGCTGCGGCGGCTCGGCACCGCCCTCCCTACCATGACCCCCTCCCCGCCCACCCTCGCCTTCGAGCATGGCGGCGAGCGCAGCCGTCACCGCCATCAGGTGGCTTTTGGACGGGAAGGCAATCGTCTGAGCATCATTCTCGACCGGGAGCGCCTTGCCGGCGACTGGGAACTTTACCGCATGACGTGGCGGCGACTGCCGACGCTGATCCGGCTCCTGTCGCGCGCTTCGCGGGAGCTCGCGCCGATCAGCGCCAATATCTCGGATGGCGGCGGCAATCAACCGGAGGAGCTGGCCTTCTGCTCCGACGAGCCGCAAGCCTTTCTTGTGCCAGATCCGGCCTTCATGACCACGCATCTCTATGAGCCATTCCGCGAGCTTGGCGACAGCCAACCGGACCGGTGGCACGCGCGTAGGGACACGCTGCTCTGGCGCGGTGCCATTGCCGGCGAAGGACTCACGGTGACGCAAGCGATGGAAGTCGACGACCCGGCATTGAAACAGCGCGTGCGTCTCTGCCTTGCGCTGCGCGGTCTGCCGGATGTCGATGTGAAGCTGCTGTCGACCCACCGCGACAAGGCCGAGCACCAGGCCACCGCGGCGTTGGGAGCGCATGGCATCCTCGGCGGCTCGATCGCGCCGTCTCGCTGGATCGACGTCAAATTCGCGCTCGACATAGATGGCCCGACCAATAGCTGGGCGAATTTCTACACCCGCCTGCTGCTCGGCTGCTGCGTGCTGAAGGTCTCCTCGCAGAGCGGATTCCGGCAGTGGTATTATGACGACCTCGTCGAATGGACCCACTACGTTCCCGTCGCGGCCGACCTTTCCGATCTGATCGAAAAGGTCGAATGGTGCCGCGAACACGACCTAGCCTGCCGGGACATTGCCAATGCCGGACAGGAGTTCGCACTTCGGCGCACGGCCGAATCGGAGACGGTCGCGACGGTCCAGCGCATCAACGAGCGCTTCGGCGCAAGATGA
- a CDS encoding TatD family hydrolase: MLVDSHCHLDFADFDADRAALMARAAEAGVGLMVTISTRIATFPRVLAIAEGHGNVYCSVGVHPNSAHEEPDVTTEEVVDLSRHPKVVAIGEAGLDYFYGAEHKAVQAVGLRRHIAAARITGLPLVIHARNADDDMIAILTEEMGQGAFPAILHCFSSGPELARVGVELGLYVSFSGILTFRNAEAIREVALSVPKDRLLVETDAPYLAPIPHRGQRNEPAYVRDTAKFLGELIGVGDEIEAITTANFRRLFAKIPAEAFESKAPFHG; the protein is encoded by the coding sequence ATGCTCGTAGACAGCCACTGCCATCTTGATTTTGCCGATTTCGACGCCGACCGCGCGGCGCTCATGGCCCGAGCGGCGGAGGCAGGCGTCGGATTGATGGTGACGATCTCCACGCGGATCGCGACTTTCCCGCGCGTCCTCGCGATCGCCGAGGGTCATGGCAACGTCTATTGCTCGGTCGGGGTTCATCCGAACAGCGCCCATGAGGAGCCGGACGTCACCACGGAAGAGGTTGTCGACCTGTCCCGCCACCCGAAGGTCGTTGCGATCGGCGAGGCCGGGCTCGACTATTTCTACGGCGCCGAGCACAAGGCAGTGCAGGCGGTCGGGCTTCGCCGCCACATCGCCGCGGCGCGGATCACCGGGCTGCCGCTCGTGATCCATGCCCGCAATGCCGATGACGACATGATCGCGATCCTGACTGAGGAGATGGGGCAGGGCGCCTTCCCGGCTATCCTGCATTGTTTCTCTTCAGGTCCTGAACTCGCGCGTGTCGGCGTCGAGCTCGGCCTTTATGTCTCCTTCTCTGGGATCCTGACCTTCCGCAACGCCGAGGCGATCCGTGAGGTCGCGCTCTCCGTTCCCAAGGATCGGCTTCTCGTCGAGACGGACGCGCCCTATCTGGCGCCCATTCCCCATCGCGGCCAGCGCAACGAGCCGGCCTATGTGCGCGATACTGCGAAGTTTCTGGGCGAGCTGATCGGCGTTGGCGACGAGATCGAGGCGATCACGACGGCGAATTTCCGCCGCCTGTTCGCGAAGATCCCGGCCGAGGCGTTCGAAAGCAAGGCGCCGTTTCATGGCTGA
- a CDS encoding MBL fold metallo-hydrolase, producing the protein MADGEYGHGPIERLRITVLGCGASPGVPRIGNDWGACDPSEPKNRRTRSAILIDGLRADRPYPTRILVDTGPDLRNQLLDARVDRLDGVLYTHAHADHTHGIDDLRAFWLESRRLVPVYTDDFTQERLEEAFGYCFRTPAGGSYPPILGRRRIVAGSAFAVDGPGGKVEILPFRQIHGDIDSLGFRIGDFAYSSDVSDLPPETLPALVGLDLWIVDALRWRPHPSHFSVDETLAWKDRLAPRRTVLTHMHGDLDYRSLTSQLPGDVAPAYDGLVLDISM; encoded by the coding sequence ATGGCTGATGGCGAATATGGCCACGGGCCTATCGAGCGGCTCCGCATCACCGTTCTGGGCTGCGGCGCCTCGCCGGGCGTGCCGCGCATCGGCAATGATTGGGGCGCCTGCGATCCATCGGAGCCCAAGAACCGTCGCACCCGCTCGGCGATCCTGATCGACGGCTTGCGTGCCGACCGGCCCTATCCGACACGCATTCTGGTCGATACGGGACCGGACCTGCGCAATCAGCTTCTGGACGCTCGCGTCGATCGGCTGGATGGCGTTCTCTACACTCACGCGCACGCCGACCACACCCACGGCATCGACGATCTCCGCGCCTTCTGGCTCGAGAGCCGCCGTCTCGTGCCGGTCTATACCGACGATTTCACCCAGGAGCGTCTTGAGGAGGCCTTCGGCTATTGCTTCCGAACGCCAGCCGGCGGGAGCTATCCTCCGATCCTTGGAAGGCGCCGCATCGTCGCCGGCTCCGCCTTTGCGGTCGACGGCCCAGGCGGCAAGGTCGAGATCCTGCCTTTCCGGCAGATACATGGCGATATCGACAGCCTCGGCTTCCGGATCGGCGATTTTGCCTATTCGAGCGATGTCAGCGACCTGCCGCCCGAGACGCTCCCTGCGCTGGTCGGGCTGGATCTCTGGATCGTCGATGCGCTGCGCTGGCGACCGCATCCGAGCCATTTCAGCGTCGATGAAACGCTGGCCTGGAAGGACCGTCTCGCGCCGCGCCGCACCGTCCTGACCCATATGCATGGCGACCTAGACTATCGATCGCTGACGTCGCAACTGCCGGGCGACGTCGCGCCGGCCTATGACGGGCTGGTCCTCGACATTTCGATGTGA
- a CDS encoding lysylphosphatidylglycerol synthase transmembrane domain-containing protein, which produces MKLRNAAWSIFGIVAVLVSGYILYREFRRISFAEVADSLAAISMHNWVLSAVATLCAYGALAWYDRIAIAHIGAKKISWLFISVCSFTTYALSHNIGASVLSGAVVRYRAYTTRGLTPQEIGLLIVFCSFTFALGTVLTTGVVLVAGPHIVSRLVNMPPWMSVAIGLVLLGLVALYVLGSWRHFPPVHWKRFHIQYPRLPIVGRQLLAGPIELCSAAAIIYFALPVADNPGYLIVLGVFLASFTLALLSHAPGGLGVLEVTFLAAMPELNPNDVLAALIVFRLLYLLIPFAISLVIVLLFERTQLARTDS; this is translated from the coding sequence ATGAAACTCCGCAATGCCGCCTGGTCCATTTTCGGCATCGTTGCGGTTCTCGTGTCCGGATACATCCTCTATCGCGAGTTCCGCCGCATCTCTTTCGCGGAGGTAGCGGACAGCCTTGCTGCGATCAGCATGCACAATTGGGTGCTATCCGCCGTCGCGACGCTCTGCGCCTATGGCGCGCTCGCCTGGTACGACCGGATCGCGATCGCCCATATCGGGGCTAAGAAGATCTCCTGGCTGTTTATTTCGGTCTGCTCGTTCACGACCTATGCGCTGTCGCATAATATCGGTGCCTCGGTCCTTTCCGGCGCCGTGGTGCGTTACCGCGCCTACACGACACGGGGGCTGACGCCGCAGGAGATCGGCCTGCTGATCGTCTTCTGCTCCTTCACCTTCGCGCTCGGCACGGTGCTGACGACCGGCGTCGTGCTCGTCGCTGGCCCGCACATTGTCTCTCGCTTGGTCAACATGCCACCATGGATGAGCGTTGCGATCGGTCTCGTTCTACTGGGGTTGGTGGCGCTGTATGTACTCGGTTCCTGGCGGCATTTTCCGCCGGTTCATTGGAAGCGCTTCCATATCCAGTATCCGCGCCTGCCGATCGTTGGCCGCCAGCTTCTTGCGGGCCCGATCGAACTCTGCAGCGCCGCGGCGATCATTTATTTCGCCCTGCCTGTGGCCGACAATCCGGGCTACCTGATCGTCCTTGGCGTCTTTCTCGCGTCTTTCACGCTTGCTCTGCTCTCGCATGCCCCCGGAGGACTCGGTGTCCTCGAAGTCACGTTTCTCGCGGCAATGCCGGAACTGAACCCCAACGACGTGCTCGCGGCCCTGATCGTGTTCCGGCTGCTTTACCTCCTCATCCCGTTTGCCATCTCGCTGGTGATCGTTCTGTTGTTCGAGCGCACGCAACTCGCTCGCACAGACTCATGA
- a CDS encoding group III truncated hemoglobin: METGGWNEKIAGVDEASIRRLVHTFYDRVRLDPLLGPVFDAQIDDWPEHLQKLCDFWSNVVLRTGRYQGRPMQKHLRLPIQATHFDRWLTLFRATTAEIMPPDAAAIFIDRANRIADSFELGIGSVRGEVRAPRHAVKA; this comes from the coding sequence ATGGAAACGGGCGGCTGGAACGAGAAAATCGCCGGCGTGGACGAAGCCTCGATCCGCAGGCTGGTCCACACCTTCTATGATCGCGTCCGGCTGGATCCGCTGCTCGGTCCAGTCTTCGACGCACAGATCGACGATTGGCCGGAGCATCTCCAGAAGCTCTGTGACTTCTGGTCCAACGTCGTGCTGCGAACCGGGCGCTATCAGGGCCGGCCGATGCAGAAGCATCTGCGCCTTCCGATCCAGGCGACCCATTTTGACCGCTGGCTGACGCTCTTCCGCGCCACGACGGCCGAGATCATGCCGCCCGACGCGGCGGCGATCTTCATCGACCGCGCCAACCGCATTGCCGACAGCTTCGAACTCGGGATCGGCAGCGTCCGCGGCGAGGTCCGCGCGCCGCGGCACGCCGTCAAGGCCTGA
- the rimO gene encoding 30S ribosomal protein S12 methylthiotransferase RimO: MNSEAPRISFVSLGCPKALVDSERILTHLRSEGYELSRHHDGADVVIVNTCGFLDSAKAESLEAIGLAMKENGKVIVTGCMGAEPEQIRHAFPNVLAITGPQQYESVLGAVHQAVPPAHDPFVDLVPPQGIKLTPRHYAYLKISEGCNNRCSFCIIPKLRGDLVSRPAGDVLREAERLVKAGVKELLVISQDTSAYGVDLKYAASPWRDREVRAKFLDLSAALGELGAWVRMHYVYPYPHVDAVVELMAEGKILPYIDIPFQHASPSVLKAMRRPAHQEKTAERIHRWREICSDMAIRSTFIVGFPGETDEDFEFLLDWLDEVKLDRVGCFKFEPVDGAPANELAGAVPEEVKQQRWNRFMQRQQAISARQLAKKVGRRVQVIVDESSGLTAKARTVWDAPEIDGTVHLTSRRPIRAGEIVTARIESADAYDLHAVVV; encoded by the coding sequence ATGAATAGCGAAGCCCCGCGCATTTCCTTCGTCAGCCTCGGCTGCCCCAAGGCGCTCGTCGATTCCGAGCGGATCCTGACGCATCTGCGTTCCGAGGGATACGAACTGTCGCGCCATCATGACGGCGCCGACGTCGTCATCGTCAATACATGTGGTTTCCTCGACAGCGCCAAGGCGGAGTCGCTCGAGGCGATCGGCCTGGCGATGAAGGAGAATGGCAAGGTCATCGTCACGGGCTGTATGGGCGCCGAGCCCGAGCAGATCCGCCACGCCTTCCCGAACGTGCTAGCGATCACCGGGCCACAGCAATATGAAAGCGTGCTCGGTGCCGTGCATCAGGCCGTACCGCCGGCGCACGATCCCTTTGTCGATCTCGTGCCGCCGCAGGGCATCAAGCTGACGCCGAGGCACTACGCCTATCTGAAGATCTCGGAAGGCTGCAACAATCGCTGTTCGTTCTGCATCATCCCGAAGCTGCGCGGCGATCTCGTCAGCCGGCCGGCTGGCGACGTGCTGCGCGAGGCCGAGCGTCTGGTGAAGGCGGGCGTCAAAGAGCTGCTGGTCATCTCGCAGGACACCAGCGCCTATGGCGTCGATTTGAAATATGCCGCGAGCCCGTGGCGCGACCGCGAGGTGAGGGCGAAATTCCTCGACCTTTCGGCGGCGCTGGGCGAACTTGGCGCCTGGGTGCGCATGCATTATGTCTACCCCTACCCTCACGTCGACGCCGTGGTCGAACTGATGGCCGAGGGCAAGATCCTCCCCTATATCGACATCCCGTTCCAGCATGCGAGCCCGTCCGTGCTGAAGGCGATGCGCCGGCCCGCGCATCAGGAAAAGACAGCCGAGCGCATTCATCGCTGGCGCGAGATCTGTTCGGACATGGCCATCCGCTCGACCTTTATCGTCGGGTTTCCCGGCGAGACGGACGAGGATTTCGAGTTCCTGCTTGATTGGCTCGATGAGGTGAAGCTCGACCGCGTCGGCTGCTTCAAGTTCGAGCCGGTCGACGGCGCCCCGGCCAACGAACTGGCCGGCGCCGTTCCCGAAGAGGTCAAGCAGCAGCGCTGGAACCGCTTCATGCAGCGCCAGCAGGCGATCAGCGCCAGGCAGCTGGCGAAAAAGGTCGGCCGCCGGGTGCAGGTCATCGTCGATGAGAGCTCGGGCCTGACGGCCAAGGCGCGCACTGTCTGGGACGCTCCCGAGATCGATGGTACTGTCCACCTCACGTCGCGCCGCCCGATCCGGGCCGGTGAGATCGTCACGGCAAGGATCGAAAGCGCGGATGCCTATGATCTCCACGCCGTGGTTGTCTGA
- a CDS encoding acyltransferase family protein, whose translation MFSPTNRHFAALDGCRGFCAAMVAIFHFNAYSHFRLLGVVANAYLFVDFFFVLSGFVIAANYARDLREGFGVGRFMLLRMGRLYPLHVAMLLVLVVLECLPLLLRGLAGHDAAPFSTADRGLGSLAANLFMIQGLGFERSLTWNFPSWSISAELATYLLFAFVATALPAGRLVRLLVVVAFTCPLLLGWISPRNMDATYDFGLIRAMGGFSAGVLGYALYSGIDLQAWAARLSRPLWTFIEIATVFAIVAFVSIAGITPLSLAGSLVFLVGVLVFAVEGGAVSAGLRSRPALRVGVLSYSIYMVHVPVLHVLMMAVHTLERRTGIDLTTPGFRDGHPALFVGRERWQGDLLTLGVLAVVLVASSVTYAWIETPGRRWTRRIVDRHLPGKLKGRFEARDALPS comes from the coding sequence TTGTTTTCTCCGACCAACCGGCATTTCGCGGCCCTGGATGGCTGCCGTGGCTTCTGCGCTGCCATGGTCGCGATCTTCCACTTCAACGCCTATAGCCATTTCCGCCTGCTTGGCGTCGTTGCGAACGCCTATCTGTTTGTCGATTTCTTCTTTGTTCTGAGCGGCTTCGTCATCGCTGCCAACTATGCTCGGGACCTCCGGGAGGGCTTCGGGGTAGGGCGATTCATGCTGCTCCGGATGGGGCGCCTCTATCCGCTCCATGTCGCCATGTTGCTGGTGCTTGTGGTGCTCGAATGCCTCCCTCTCCTGCTTCGTGGGCTCGCAGGGCATGACGCCGCGCCATTCTCGACCGCCGATCGGGGGCTTGGCTCGCTTGCCGCCAATCTCTTCATGATCCAGGGACTTGGCTTCGAACGCTCGCTCACCTGGAATTTTCCGAGCTGGAGCATCAGCGCGGAACTCGCCACCTATCTCCTGTTCGCCTTCGTCGCGACCGCCCTCCCCGCCGGTCGTCTCGTTCGCCTACTGGTCGTGGTCGCGTTCACCTGTCCGCTTCTGCTTGGCTGGATCAGCCCGCGCAACATGGACGCGACCTATGATTTCGGCCTTATCCGCGCCATGGGAGGCTTCAGCGCCGGCGTGCTCGGCTACGCGCTCTATAGCGGCATCGATCTGCAGGCGTGGGCCGCTCGGCTGAGCCGGCCGCTTTGGACATTCATCGAGATCGCCACCGTCTTCGCCATCGTCGCCTTCGTATCGATTGCCGGGATCACGCCGCTGTCGTTGGCCGGGTCGCTGGTCTTCCTTGTCGGCGTTCTCGTTTTTGCGGTGGAGGGCGGGGCGGTCAGCGCCGGCCTTCGCTCGCGCCCTGCCCTCAGAGTCGGTGTCCTGTCCTATTCGATCTACATGGTGCATGTGCCGGTGCTGCATGTTCTGATGATGGCAGTCCACACGCTTGAGCGCCGCACCGGCATCGATTTGACGACGCCCGGCTTTCGCGATGGCCACCCGGCGCTGTTCGTCGGTCGCGAGCGCTGGCAGGGCGATCTGCTGACGCTGGGCGTCCTCGCTGTCGTGCTGGTCGCCTCGTCGGTGACCTATGCATGGATCGAAACGCCGGGCCGGCGCTGGACGCGCCGCATCGTCGACCGCCACTTGCCCGGCAAGTTGAAGGGGCGCTTCGAGGCGAGGGACGCCCTGCCCTCCTAG
- a CDS encoding anti-sigma factor, with product MAEIDPTDRDALVALLDGEIEPDTGEAIIARLGGDAALRDQFARLERSGQGIRPAFDFLLDTAPIERLDAILDRAIADQAPPRAPVQEPVRRKPWPLFRIALAPVLTAVIAGIAGIWIGYAVLGAPSSGPPETWREAVAEYWRLTTPDTLAIEPTADHAARQLQLAAERLGLPLAMQNVALPDASFRGATIFDFAGRPLAQIAYLNRDGEPIAFCLITDPNKRETPPTAIVVDGFNVVHWASGGFARMLIGRVPEETLKRYAALLIDNAG from the coding sequence ATGGCGGAGATCGATCCAACCGACCGCGACGCTCTCGTCGCCCTGCTCGACGGAGAGATCGAGCCGGATACAGGCGAAGCGATCATCGCCCGCCTCGGCGGGGATGCCGCCTTGCGGGATCAATTCGCACGCCTGGAGCGGAGCGGGCAGGGGATTCGTCCGGCCTTCGACTTCCTGCTGGATACAGCGCCGATCGAGCGCCTCGACGCCATCCTCGACCGTGCCATTGCCGATCAGGCCCCGCCAAGGGCACCCGTCCAGGAGCCGGTGCGCCGCAAGCCCTGGCCGCTCTTCCGCATCGCGCTCGCCCCGGTCTTGACGGCGGTCATCGCCGGCATTGCCGGTATCTGGATCGGCTACGCGGTTCTCGGCGCGCCGTCCAGTGGTCCGCCCGAAACCTGGCGGGAGGCCGTAGCCGAATATTGGCGGCTGACAACGCCCGATACGCTGGCCATCGAACCCACCGCCGACCACGCCGCGCGCCAGTTGCAGCTCGCTGCCGAACGGCTCGGCCTGCCGCTCGCCATGCAGAACGTGGCCTTGCCGGATGCGTCATTTCGAGGTGCGACGATCTTCGATTTCGCCGGCCGTCCATTGGCGCAGATCGCCTATCTGAACCGCGACGGCGAGCCGATCGCGTTCTGCCTGATCACCGATCCAAACAAGCGCGAGACGCCGCCCACGGCGATTGTGGTGGACGGATTCAACGTCGTCCATTGGGCAAGCGGCGGCTTTGCGCGCATGCTGATCGGCCGCGTGCCGGAAGAGACGCTGAAGCGCTATGCGGCGCTGCTGATCGACAACGCCGGCTAG
- a CDS encoding RNA polymerase sigma factor, whose product MVTPGHEEVKSGLRVHLAALWRYGLVLSRNRDTAEELVQATCLRALERAEQFQSGTRLDRWLFTILHSIWINDLRARRVRHGTGEVDAEIALVVDGAHEIETNILAAQLLERIGRLPEAQRETVLLVYGEGYAYREAADLLGVPIGTIMSRLAAAREKLAETTERGRD is encoded by the coding sequence ATGGTCACTCCCGGTCACGAAGAGGTGAAAAGCGGATTGCGGGTCCATCTGGCGGCCCTCTGGCGTTATGGCCTCGTGCTGTCCCGCAATCGGGATACAGCTGAAGAACTGGTTCAGGCGACCTGCCTGCGGGCGCTGGAGCGCGCCGAGCAGTTTCAATCCGGCACAAGGCTGGATCGTTGGCTGTTTACGATCCTGCATTCCATATGGATCAACGACCTGCGCGCGCGCCGTGTGCGGCACGGGACCGGTGAGGTCGATGCCGAGATCGCGCTTGTGGTCGACGGCGCCCATGAGATCGAAACGAATATTCTGGCGGCTCAACTGTTAGAGCGGATCGGAAGACTTCCGGAGGCGCAGCGGGAGACGGTCCTTCTCGTCTATGGCGAAGGCTACGCTTATCGCGAGGCGGCGGATCTGCTCGGGGTGCCGATCGGGACAATCATGAGCCGGCTGGCCGCGGCCCGCGAAAAGCTGGCCGAAACTACGGAAAGGGGGCGGGACTAG
- a CDS encoding tetratricopeptide repeat protein, with protein MTIMSQSAKRSVVALAMAGFCGLVASSAFAASGSGGGSGGGGGGGSNSVPAQQVCNKGWVWSKAVQRCVKANSGSLDDKQLLEQGRALALSGYYDNALAVLDAVSNKNDAVVLTYIGYSHRKMGDTDVGIGYYKQALAIDPHNLNTREYLGEGYMSAGKLELAQAELATIEQLCGNRECEQYQDLANALAGRPE; from the coding sequence ATGACTATCATGTCTCAATCGGCGAAGCGATCCGTCGTCGCCCTGGCTATGGCCGGTTTCTGTGGTCTCGTCGCCTCCTCCGCCTTTGCGGCGAGCGGAAGTGGCGGCGGTAGCGGTGGCGGTGGTGGCGGGGGCAGCAACAGCGTGCCGGCCCAGCAGGTGTGCAACAAGGGCTGGGTGTGGAGCAAGGCGGTGCAGCGCTGCGTGAAGGCCAATTCCGGCAGTCTCGACGACAAGCAATTGCTGGAGCAGGGCCGGGCTCTTGCCCTTTCTGGCTACTACGACAACGCCCTCGCCGTTCTCGACGCCGTCTCCAACAAGAACGACGCCGTGGTGCTGACCTATATCGGCTACAGCCATCGCAAGATGGGCGATACCGACGTCGGCATCGGCTATTACAAGCAGGCCCTCGCCATCGATCCGCACAATCTGAACACTCGCGAATATCTTGGCGAAGGCTATATGAGCGCCGGAAAGCTGGAACTCGCCCAGGCCGAGCTGGCCACGATCGAGCAGCTATGCGGCAACCGCGAATGCGAGCAGTATCAGGATCTCGCCAACGCGCTCGCCGGCAGGCCGGAATAG